In Opitutus sp., one genomic interval encodes:
- a CDS encoding Fic family protein produces the protein MTTPLTPLPLPSTVALETPAVLRQLARAHRQLAELKGAAGTIPNESILIDTLALQEAKDSSEIENIVTTEDELFQGDAVAAQFPSLATKEVHSYATALKLGFARVREQRFLRLDDVLAIQATLLESRIGLRTLPGTVLKNQETGAVIYTPPQDPEEITRLMGNFLEYFHAGDDGLDPLVRMAVLHHQFESIHPFYDGNGRTGRILNLLHLVLHGLLDLPVLYLSRYIVRHKADYYHHLQTVRDTGNWEAWVLYMLRAVEETSRQTLTQVQGIRDLMQTTKQRLRAELPRLYSQDLINNLFRHPYTKIEFIERDLGVSRQTATKYLTELCEAGIVRKLKLGRTNFYINEPLFKLLST, from the coding sequence ATGACTACTCCGCTCACGCCCCTTCCCTTGCCTTCAACGGTCGCATTGGAGACTCCTGCCGTGCTGCGTCAGCTCGCCCGTGCCCATCGTCAACTGGCGGAACTTAAGGGGGCCGCCGGTACCATTCCCAATGAGTCGATTTTAATCGATACCCTCGCGCTGCAGGAGGCCAAGGATTCCTCGGAAATCGAAAACATCGTGACCACGGAGGACGAACTGTTTCAGGGCGATGCCGTCGCCGCTCAGTTTCCGTCCTTGGCGACCAAGGAGGTCCACAGCTACGCGACCGCCCTCAAGCTGGGTTTCGCGCGGGTGCGCGAGCAGCGGTTTCTGCGTCTCGACGATGTGCTCGCTATCCAGGCCACCTTGCTGGAAAGCCGGATCGGGCTGCGCACGTTGCCGGGGACGGTGCTTAAAAATCAGGAGACCGGGGCGGTGATTTACACCCCGCCGCAAGACCCGGAGGAAATCACGCGGTTGATGGGCAACTTCCTCGAGTACTTCCATGCGGGGGACGATGGACTCGACCCGTTGGTGCGGATGGCGGTGCTGCACCACCAGTTCGAGAGCATTCACCCCTTTTACGATGGCAACGGCCGCACCGGGCGCATTCTCAACCTGCTGCATCTCGTGCTGCACGGTTTACTCGATCTGCCGGTGCTCTACCTGAGCCGCTACATCGTGCGGCACAAAGCCGACTATTACCACCACTTGCAGACGGTGCGCGACACGGGCAACTGGGAGGCGTGGGTGCTCTACATGCTGCGCGCGGTAGAGGAGACCTCGCGCCAGACACTCACGCAGGTTCAGGGGATTCGCGACCTGATGCAGACCACCAAGCAGCGACTGCGTGCGGAGCTGCCGCGACTCTACAGTCAGGATTTGATCAATAACCTGTTCCGCCATCCTTACACCAAAATCGAGTTCATCGAGCGCGACTTGGGCGTGTCCCGACAGACCGCGACCAAGTACCTGACGGAGCTTTGCGAGGCAGGGATTGTGCGTAAGCTCAAGCTGGGGCGGACTAATTTTTATATCAACGAGCCGCTGTTTAAGCTGTTGAGCACGTAG
- a CDS encoding DUF3800 domain-containing protein, which yields MKTIYNLYCDESCHLEHDHQKAMVLGVVWCPEDKARAIAERLREIKRAHGLSATFEAKWTKVSPAKVDYYLAVIDYFFDADDLHYRALVVPDKSKLTHDKFGQDHDTWYYKMYFQLLSVLFNPDSHYRIYLDIKDTVGSAKVTKLHDVLCKSQYDFDRQIIERVQTVRSHEIEQLQVCDLLSGALAYVHRGLAGSAAKQQLIERIKHRSGLQLTRNTLLRARKFNLFCWEAGQPSA from the coding sequence ATGAAAACCATTTACAACCTCTACTGTGACGAGAGCTGCCACCTCGAACACGATCACCAGAAGGCGATGGTATTGGGGGTTGTTTGGTGCCCGGAGGACAAGGCGCGTGCGATTGCCGAGCGATTGCGTGAAATCAAACGTGCGCACGGATTATCGGCCACATTCGAGGCTAAGTGGACGAAGGTCTCGCCGGCGAAAGTAGATTATTACTTGGCGGTCATCGACTATTTCTTCGACGCCGACGATTTGCATTATCGGGCGTTGGTGGTGCCGGATAAGTCGAAGCTTACCCATGACAAGTTCGGGCAGGATCACGACACCTGGTACTACAAAATGTATTTCCAGCTTCTCAGTGTGCTGTTTAACCCGGATTCCCACTACCGTATATACTTAGACATCAAGGACACGGTTGGCAGTGCGAAGGTGACGAAGCTCCATGATGTGCTTTGCAAGAGTCAGTATGATTTTGACCGGCAGATTATCGAACGGGTGCAGACCGTGCGGAGCCATGAGATCGAGCAACTCCAGGTGTGTGATCTACTCTCCGGGGCCTTGGCCTACGTGCATCGCGGGCTCGCGGGGAGTGCCGCTAAACAACAGTTGATTGAGCGGATTAAGCACCGGTCTGGATTGCAGCTGACCCGCAACACGCTGCTGCGGGCGCGGAAGTTCAACCTGTTTTGCTGGGAGGCCGGGCAGCCAAGCGCATGA
- a CDS encoding DUF935 family protein, protein MSPSPIIRPTARDFEPQLFGSSLSPDAIGELLDAGARGDLAAQSDLFNLMEDTWPRLRANLQKIKNAIRKLPLNVQPYTPKNGKPSATAQEKAAFVESALHLQRGYVDTTRAPLGSAVYELMDAVARGLSVVEIDWANDTTGYVVPVGFRRVPTRYLGIDTDGTLALRLNGNNIATSDRKLVPFAKHPGKFLTGIFHSKSGSLGEAAQLRALAPLWLGHMLGWEWLVQKAELFGTPLRWANYPTTATQLEIDAITSALRNMGTASWGAFPQGTNLQIMQGTTPGVSGPNDPSERLMGIADRACDIMLLGQNLSVEHNGEGSRAATEVHREVELDLFETYAEYIVAILNDQLIPQLIAQNWGTADEVPFVEVEITRPEREQEMATRDKTLFVDMGLPVSLQYLYERHKVPSPAPSEALFQPAKPITPAPPSPASGNRPPSAPTSAACTCGCGTPIDAASESASSLAGRQAAAEAAFPQQLAQAEAAGDYLVWDAILDGRTTEVCLGRHGHRWGDGWFSPPPAHYNCRSSLSRVPKADYQPPK, encoded by the coding sequence ATGTCCCCATCTCCCATCATCCGCCCCACCGCCCGCGACTTTGAACCGCAACTCTTCGGCAGCAGCCTCTCGCCCGACGCCATTGGTGAACTCCTCGACGCCGGCGCCCGTGGCGACCTCGCCGCACAAAGCGATTTGTTTAACCTGATGGAAGACACCTGGCCGCGTCTCCGCGCCAACCTGCAGAAGATCAAAAACGCGATCCGCAAGCTGCCCCTCAACGTCCAGCCTTACACCCCGAAGAACGGCAAACCCTCGGCCACGGCCCAGGAAAAAGCCGCCTTCGTCGAGTCAGCGCTCCACCTCCAACGAGGTTACGTGGACACGACCCGGGCCCCGCTCGGCTCCGCCGTTTACGAACTGATGGACGCCGTTGCCCGCGGCCTGTCCGTCGTCGAAATCGATTGGGCCAACGACACCACGGGTTACGTGGTGCCGGTCGGGTTCCGCCGCGTGCCGACTCGTTACCTTGGCATAGACACCGACGGCACCCTCGCACTCCGCCTAAACGGTAACAACATCGCCACTTCAGATCGGAAGCTCGTCCCCTTCGCTAAACACCCCGGCAAATTCCTCACCGGCATTTTTCATTCGAAGTCCGGCTCCCTTGGTGAAGCCGCCCAACTCCGCGCCCTGGCACCGCTCTGGCTCGGTCACATGCTCGGTTGGGAATGGCTCGTGCAAAAAGCCGAACTCTTCGGCACACCGCTGCGCTGGGCCAACTACCCAACGACCGCCACCCAGCTTGAAATCGACGCCATCACGTCAGCGCTCCGCAACATGGGCACGGCCTCCTGGGGTGCATTCCCGCAGGGCACTAACCTGCAAATCATGCAGGGCACCACCCCCGGCGTGTCCGGTCCCAACGATCCGAGCGAACGCCTCATGGGCATCGCCGACCGCGCCTGTGACATTATGCTTTTGGGGCAAAACCTGTCCGTGGAACACAACGGCGAAGGCAGCCGTGCCGCCACCGAGGTGCACCGAGAGGTCGAGTTGGATCTCTTCGAAACTTACGCCGAATACATCGTCGCGATTCTTAACGACCAACTCATCCCCCAGTTGATCGCCCAAAATTGGGGCACCGCCGACGAAGTGCCCTTCGTTGAAGTGGAAATCACCCGCCCCGAGCGTGAGCAGGAAATGGCCACCCGCGACAAAACCCTGTTTGTGGACATGGGCCTGCCCGTCTCCCTTCAATACCTCTACGAACGCCACAAAGTCCCGTCGCCAGCCCCGAGCGAAGCCCTGTTTCAACCGGCCAAACCTATCACTCCCGCCCCGCCGAGTCCGGCCTCCGGCAACCGTCCTCCGTCCGCTCCGACCTCTGCGGCCTGCACCTGCGGTTGCGGAACGCCCATCGACGCGGCCAGCGAATCCGCGTCATCCCTCGCCGGCCGCCAAGCCGCTGCCGAGGCCGCATTCCCCCAGCAACTCGCCCAGGCCGAGGCCGCCGGCGATTACCTCGTCTGGGACGCGATCCTCGACGGCCGCACCACCGAAGTTTGTCTCGGTCGTCACGGTCACCGCTGGGGTGACGGTTGGTTTTCGCCACCGCCCGCACACTACAACTGCCGCAGCTCCCTGAGCCGCGTCCCAAAGGCCGACTACCAGCCGCCCAAGTGA